In Topomyia yanbarensis strain Yona2022 chromosome 2, ASM3024719v1, whole genome shotgun sequence, one DNA window encodes the following:
- the LOC131682201 gene encoding tubulin beta chain-like produces MREIVALHLGQCGNKIANSFWETICDEHCLNERGQFIGKHYLPLQRINVYFEEAPCCNFVPRAIFADLEPGTLNGLRTSRFGKLFSPESMVSGILGAGNNWARGYHTEGAEMMDRLMNVARKMVESCDCFQGFQLVHSIGGGTGSGLGTLVMENLKDEYPRKILNTFSVIPSPKVSEVVVEPYNAVFTLNSMIDCSDETFCLDNEALFDINMTTLRIEKPTLDDLNHLISMAMSGITCSFRYPGQLNSDLRKLLTNMVPFRKLHFFVPGIAPLTSKENQCYKQLSVPELVYQIFDERNLMAACSPTKGKYLTAAALFRGRVSTRNVEEQMANIRQKNSNCFTPWIPNNVKSAICDIPPRGMKMAATFIANTTAITQLFNRLLDQFGVMYRRKAFLHWYTGEGMEEGEITEAEQNLRELVNEYEAHDTGDGGGSTKGSVCND; encoded by the exons ATGCGTGAAATTGTTGCCCTGCACCTTGGGCAGTGTGGCAACAAAATTGCAAACAGTTTTTGGGAAACGATCTGCGACGAACATTGCCTGAACGAACGAGGTCAATTCATAGGCAAGCATTACCTGCCTCTGCAACGAATTAATGTCTACTTCGAGGAAGCCCCATGCTGCAACTTTGTGCCTAGAGCCATATTTGCCGACCTGGAACCGGGTACGCTAAATGGGCTGCGAACTAGTCGTTTCGGTAAGCTCTTTTCACCGGAGAGCATGGTCAGTGGTATTCTGGGAGCGGGCAACAATTGGGCCCGCGGATATCACACCGAGGGTGCTGAAATGATGGACAGATTAATGAATGTTGCCAGGAAGATGGTGGAGAGTTGCGATTGCTTCCAAGGATTTCAGCTGGTGCACTCGATCGGGGGTGGTACCGGATCCGGACTGGGGACACTTGTGATGGAGAATTTGAAAGACGAATATCCTCGGAAGATTCTGAACACGTTCAGCGTGATACCATCTCCAAAG GTTTCGGAGGTGGTGGTCGAACCGTACAATGCGGTTTTCACCTTGAATTCAATGATTGATTGTAGCGATGAAACCTTTTGCCTAGACAACGAAGCCCTATTTGACATCAACATGACGACATTGCGAATCGAAAAGCCCACTTTGGACGACTTGAATCACCTTATTTCGATGGCCATGTCCGGAATCACCTGCAGCTTCCGTTACCCTGGTCAGCTTAACTCGGATCTACGAAAACTTTTAACCAACATGGTGCCCTTTCGAAAGCTCCATTTCTTCGTACCTGGAATCGCCCCACTCACATCCAAGGAAAATCAGTGCTACAAGCAGCTGTCCGTTCCGGAATTGGTTTATCAGATATTCGACGAGCGGAATCTTATGGCTGCGTGTAGTCCTACAAAAGGTAAATACCTCACGGCCGCTGCTCTATTCCGTGGTCGCGTCTCAACTCGCAACGTAGAAGAGCAAATGGCGAACATCAGACAAAAGAACAGCAATTGCTTCACTCCGTGGATTCCGAATAATGTAAAGTCAGCCATTTGTGACATTCCACCGAGGGGTATGAAGATGGCAGCTACATTCATTGCAAACACAACCGCCATTACTCAACTGTTCAACCGACTGTTGGACCAGTTCGGTGTCATGTACCGACGGAAAGCGTTTCTTCACTGGTATACCGGAGAAGGCATGGAGGAAGGAGAGATCACCGAAGCCGAACAGAACCTGCGGGAATTGGTCAACGAGTATGAAGCTCACGATACGGGTGACGGTGGAGGCTCGACGAAGGGATCGGTCTGCAACGATTAA